The Sulfurospirillum sp. UCH001 genome segment AGTAGGAAAATTTTCTTGAAAATAAAAAGCAAGGTTGCTACCGATAAACCCAGCCCCACCCGTAATAAGCACGGTTTTGGAATTAAACATGTCAGACCTTAATATTGAATAAGGTCTATTGTATCCAAAACTAAATTAACGCAATATTTAGCCCCACTGTTTTGATCTTCACCAAGAAAGATCGTGTTTTCTATCTTCGCACCCTTTGCGGCTTCTATATCACTTGTTTTATCGCCGATCATCCATGAGCTTTTTACATCAATATCAAACGTCTTAATGGCCTCTTCAAACATACCACTTTTAGGCTTTCGACAAGTGCAGTTTGCTTCAGGATCATGCGGACAATGATAGATAGCATCCAGTTTGATGTTGGCATCTAAAAGCTCTTTTCGCATCCATCTACTTAAGGTCTGAAAATCTTCCTCGCGGTAATATCCTCGCCCAATGCCTGACTGATTGGTCACAATAATAAGTAGATAACCAAGCTTTTGAAAATGACTTAGCGCTTCAAATATTCCATTGCAAAACTCAAAATCTTCGACTTTATAGACATACGCTTTATCGACATTGATAACACCATCACGATCTAAAAAAATAGCTTTCTGCACTTATTCTCCAAGCTCTTTCGTGATATCACTCAATAAATTTGTATATTCCAAATAACCAAACGAGTCTTTTTGAGAGATTAAAGTATTTTTTGCTTTGATAAAGAAGATCTTCGCTTCTTCACGATTTTTCAAATCATAGGCTAAAAATTTTCCCATGTAATAGTTTGCATATAGATGTTTCGGCTCTTTCGCAAGTACACTTTGCACCTCTTCAATGGCAGTGTAAATTTGCAAATTTTTCTGAAGCGCAAGAGCACGTTTAAGGCGTACCATGTGCTGCATACTATCGGCTGAAAGACTTTTTTTATACATCTGCGCAGCTTCATTAAAAATGCCCATTTCAAAATAACCATCACCCAATTTATTCCACGTCTCTTTATCATTGGTGCGTGCCGCTTGTTGCTTGAGGTTGGTGACTTTAAGTGCGAAAGGAAGTACCGTTGCTATACGGCTATTTTGAACATTATGAGGATCAATCGAATAGGCATTAACAAGAAGATCAAATCCTTGAGGAATATTTCCAAGTTTGAGATAAATATTGGCAAGTTGAAGCATACAAACTGTATTAGTTGGCTCTTTGACTAAAATAGCCTCAATCGCCTCTTTCGCTTTTAGTGTATCGGTTCTTTCTACTTCACATACACTGTGCGTAGCGCTAAAAAGAGCACTTGTCACACATACCAATGCTATTATCCCTCGAAACAAATGAGCCCCTATCAAATGTAAATTATTGGATTATACCGAAGTTTTACCGAAACAAAAATTGAACTTTTACCTACCTTAGAAAAACTAAGCAGGGTTAAAGTATGGTTAGTTATAATTTTTCACACACAACTTAAAAGGGGTATCTTAATGAAAAAAGTTTGCACAATTTTAGCAATTGCAGCAGTATCTAGTTTGATGGCAGCCGATGGCGCAGCGATCTACCAATCAAAATGTTTTTCCTGTCACGGAGATAAAGCAGCTAAAGCAGCACTCAATAAATCACAAATCATTGCAGGTTGGGATGCAGCAAAAATCGTTGCGTCTGTTAACGGATATAAAGATGGCAGTTACGGTGGTGCAATGAAAGGCGTTATGAAACCTATCGCATCTGGTTTGAGTGATGAAGATCTTAAAGCAGTAGCAGCAACTATCGCTTCATACAAATAAGTTTCTGATTCAATGGTACGACACCAAGGGCTAAGCTCTTGGATCGTATCAATCTGGCGGGGCGTATCCCGTCTCTTTTTTCTCTTTTTGTTTTAAAATCTCCGCTTTTTTACGTTCCATCATAACCGCATCATTTAACGATTCTTCACTATCGAACTGTGTACCATCTAAAAACTTTTTATGATCATCAAATTGTCCACTTTTTATTCCCCACAAAAGCGCCCATAAACCAAATGCTCCTAAAAGTGTAGAAGCACATAACATCATTGCAATAATCCAACCATCCATACTCTAAAGCCTTTTTAGAACATTTTTAATACGCATCGAATTTCCAACCACAACCAGTGAACTTAAAGACATTGAAAGTGCCGCAAACAGCGGTATTACATAACCACTCATGGCTAAAGGAACAGTGATGACATTGTAGAGAAGCGAAAAGAGCAAATTCTCTTTCACCACACGTAAGCTTTTGCGTGCGATGAGAAATGCTTCATATAGGCTATTGACGCTATCATTGGTCAGTACAACATCACTTACATCCACCGCAACATCCGCTCCACTTCCCATAGCAATGGCTATTTCACTCTGCGAAAGCGCTAGTGTATCGTTGATGCCATCTCCAGCCATGACCACCTTTTTACCTTCTCGGCGTAAAGCTTCGATATATGCTGCTTTTTCATGAGGTAAAAGTGCGGCTTCATACGTCTCAATGCCTGCTTCTTTTGCAATCTCTTGGGTAACTTTTAGATGATCTCCACTTAGCATGATAACATGCAGTCCAAGCTCTTTGAGCGCAGCAATACTCTCACAAGCGCCTTCTTTGAGGCTATCGCGTAATCCAAAGCTAGCAACCAACACACCATCAAGTGCAAAGAAGTAGTGACTTAAAGTGTCTAAATTGTGAGGTAACGCAACCATAATGCCCTCTTCTTCCATCATTTTGGCATTGCCACCTAAAAGCTTATGTCCCTCAAAAAATGCCTTTACGCCTTTAGCTTCCACCGTTTTAATGTGCTCTAACTGCTTCAATGCCAAAGTGGTCCCAGAGTCTTGTAAAAAACGTACAATGCCTTGGCTAATAGGATGTGTCGAACTGCTCACCAACGCATACAACAAAGAGTGGTCAAAATTGTGCAGATACAGATGTTCAACAACTTCTGGCTTTCCTTTGGTTATCGTTCCTGTTTTATCAAGGACTAATGTATCGCACTTTGCCATACTTTCTATAAAGCCTGCTTCCTTAAATAAAATACCTCGCTTAGCTGCCAATCCTAGTCCTACCAATGTTGCCACAGGTGTTGCCAAAGAGAGGGCACAAGGGCACGCAATGACAATAACAGAAATGGCAATAATTAAACCTGTTTCAAATGAACTACTCTGATAAGACCAAAACAGCAATGTCGAAAATGCTAAGAGCAAGATGGTTCTGGAAAAATATCCTGAAATTTGATTGGCGAGTTTTTCAATTTTTGGCTTTTTATTCATGGCATCTTCGAGCAATGTCACGAGCTTTGAAAGCATCGAGGAAGAGAATGTATTGGTCGCTTGGTAGCGAATAACACTGTCTAAACAAATGGAACCACTTAGGATTTTATCGCCTTTTTGTGCGAGTACAGGGATGGATTCGCCACTTAAACGAGAAAGATCAAAAGAGCCCTCGCCTTCAAGAATTATGCCATCAATTGCAACTTTATCGCCTGCTCTTACTTCAATGATTTCGCCTACTTCAATGCTCTCCACACTGGTTAAAATCTTCTCATCCCCTTTAATGAGTGTTACCTCTGTCGGCATAGCGCTTCCAAACGCATCAAGCGTATCGACTGCTTTTTTCTTGGTTAAAACTTCTAAGTATTTCCCTGCAAACACGAAGGTGATAATCATCGTCACGGAATCAAAATAAACCTCGGCATTACGAGAGAACATCGCATAAAGGGAAAAAATATACGTTAGTGTTGCCCCTGTCGCCACTAAAAAGTCCATCGTTATATAACGATGTTTAATGCCATAGTAGGCCCCTTTGAAATAAATCGAACCTGTATAAAAAAGCGTTGGTGTCGCTAAAATAAACTCCGCAAAATTGAGAATGTTTTTAATATTGCTTTCCATACCCGTGAAGTACCCTGCGTACTGCGCGATAGCAATCCACATGACATTCATGGTCGCGAAAATACCTACAAGTAGTTTAGAATAATACTCCCTGCGCTGCGCGGTTGCTCTTTCTTCTCCACTTTTAGGGTCGTACGGATAGGCGTTATAGCCAATGCTACGAATGGTTTCAATAATCTGTGAGAGCTTAATCAATGAACCATCCCACACAATTTTTGCTTTATGGTTCGTATAGTTAATGCTCACTTCAACAATGCCTTCTTGCTTGGAAAGCACTTTTTCATTCAACCACACACATGCGCTGCAATGAATTCCTTCTATAATGAGAGCAATCTCATTTAAACCTTCTTTTGTGGTTTTAACATATTTAGAGATAAAGCCATCCAAGTCAAAACGACTGGCATCATCCATGGTTGCTTTAGGGGGTTCAAGGGTAGTGTCGCCCATCTTTTTATAAAAAGTGTCAAGCCCTTCATCTTTTAAAAGATGAAAAACACCTTGACATCCCTTGCAGCAAAAAAATTTGGGAGTTTGAAAAGTTGTGTCTTGAAGTAACATAGAAGAGTCATATTCTAAATGGCAGTGATCGCAACGTTGTTTGCTCATATTAATCTTTCATTTTTTTTACACGCTTCCCAAGCAAAGCTTGAAGAACTACGCTAACCGCTATGGTACTGAAGCTTGCCTCATGCTGAGGCAGAAACTTTTTTGTAATTAAAAATTATTATAGCGTGACTTTTTTGTGATGAACCTGATACGAAAGTGTGCTTAATTTTTTTTTCAAAACCTTTGTGCTAAAGTGCCATCCCTACATGAAAATGTAAGTATCTATGGCTCAAGGGAAAGTAGTGGAGAATCTCAAAAGACTCTATGTCAAAGCAGGACTTTTCCTAGCTATTGCATTGTGTCCTATTTACATTTCAATGTGGTACAATCAACACATTCTAGCCTCTATCTTTCTTACCCTTATGTCAAGTCTCAGCTTCTACTTTGTGATAAAACTACTTAAAAGTAACACTAAACTTAAAAATGAATTACGGAAAAACCTCTATATCGACCTCAACACCAAGCTTCCAAACCGCCTTAAACTTCTCAAAGACAACAAAAAGCTAGATCCAAATATCGATTCGACACTTATTATTATCAACATTGACTCTTTTCAAAACACAAACAATTTTTACGGGCATAACTTTGGAGATAAATTTTTAAAAGTTATCGGTGAGTGGCTTTCAAACAACCTTCCACCTGTTGAGGCTTCATTGTATAAATTTGAAGCTGATATATACGCCATTCTCATTCGTGTTCCTTTTAGCGAATACAACCTCAAGAAATACCTTAAAAAGATCTCGATGAAAATTACCAAAGATCGCATTATTTGCGATGATGTTGAAGTAGACACCACACTCAGCATTGGTGCACATCAAGGCAAAAAAAGCCTTTTAAAGCTTGCATCTATCGCGTGTAAAGAGGCCAAAAATAAACGTCTTTCATATATGATTTACGATAAAAGCAGCCACAAAGAAGCCGAATACCACCACAACATGACCATGAATCATACCCTTAAAGAAGCCCTTGCAAAAGATTATGTGGTACCTTTTTTCCAACCCATCCTTAACCTTCGCACAAATGAAATTGAAAAATTCGAAACACTGATGCGGATTAAAAAAGAAAATGGCAATTATTATGTGCCAGCAGAATTTCTAGAGGTTGCTAAACATTCCAAAATTTATTCAAAACTCTCGATGTCTCTGATTCAAAAAGCGTTTGAAACGTTTCAAATTTCTTCCAGTGGTTTTTCCATTAACCTCTCTTATCTTGATATGACGAACATTGTAACAACAACCTTTATCATAGAGAAACTTGAAGAGTTCAACGTAGGACCATGGGTCATCTTTGAAATTTTAGAGAGTGATGGTATTGAAAACTATGAAGCCATTGCAAAGTTTATTGACCAAGTCAAATCTTACGGTGCGAAAATTGCCATTGATGATTTTGGTGCAGGCTACTCTAACTTTGAGCGCCTTACAGAACTAAGGGTTGATTTTATAAAGATCGATGGAAGCCTCATCAAAAACATCCATCAAAATGAAGAGACAAAGATTATCGTTAAAACCATTGTAAATTTTGCGAAAGAGCTCAATATCAAAACCATTGCTGAGTATGTTCACTCCAATGAAGTGCTTATGTGTGTCAATGAAATTGGAATTGATTATGCGCAGGGTTTTTACATTGGAAAACCGCATCCTGAACTTCCTACTAACGCGCAGTAACCTTTTTAACACGTAAACAAAGATATATTCCCCCAAAGATAAAAACGATACCCCCTAAATGGTACCACTCCAATCGTTCATCTAAAAATATATAGGCTAAAAAACTTCCAAACAATGGCATCAAATGGGTAAATTGACCTGTCTTATCCGCCCCTATCTGCGCTATACCCTTATGCCATAAGTAGTAACATAAAATTGAAGTAACAAGCACCACATACGCAATCACCCAAGCGTAGTTACAAAGTATCATGACTTCACGCTCTAAGCTATAACCTTGTGCCATATAAAAAGGCAAAAGCATGATTACGCCTAAACACACCGTTGTGATAAAAAATTCAAAACTGCTCAATGACGTTGGACGAAATTTGACTAAGACGCTGTAACTTGCCCAACATAATGACGATGCAATCACCCATAAATCGCCCGAATTGAAACGCAACGAGAAAATACTCTGCATATCTCCTTTAAGCACTAAAAAAATAACACCAAACGTTGAAAAGACAATACCAACAATCTGTCGTGATGAAATCGAAGTTTTAAGGATGAGAAACGAAAGAAAAAGAATAATAATAGGAATAGAAGAGTTAATCAACAAAGCATTGGTCGCCGTAGTGTATTGCAATCCAATGTAAAGCAGTGTATTAAAACCTGCAATACCCAGTGCTGAGAGAAGAGCTAAAATCCAAAAATGATGTTTTAGTGCTGTCCAAATTTTTTTACCATGAAAAAGCAAAAAAGGAAGTGTGACCACAAAAACACCAAGCCATCGAAAAAAGGCTAACTCCCATGGCTCAATAGCACCTGCGACAAAACGCCCGAGTACAAAGTTTGCAGACCAAAAAAGCACACACAATACCAAAAGAACATAGACTTGCATTTTTATCCTTTATCATGAAAGAGGATTATAACAAATATAACGCCTTTGCAACAGACGCGCTATACAATTTTCATGTAGAAAGGATTTTCAAGGAGATTCATCATGCACAATCAACTTAATTTACGAGAGCTTACCTACGCACTCTCAACCGCACTTGATTATGTGAGCATTGATGACACCACACACGGAAAACGTGTAGCCTACATTGCGTGTGAAATAGGCAAAAAACTAGGATGGCGTCAATCAAAACTCGATAAAGTCATGCTCATGGCTATGCTACATGATTGTGGCGTTTCATCAACTGAAATGCACGATTGTCTTATCAATTATCTTGATTGGGAAGATTCCTACTTGCACTGTGCACGTGGAGCCTCTTTGCTCAAAGACGTTCCTATTTACAGTGATTTTGCAGATGTCATTGCTTTTCATCATACTTGTTGGGAGCACTTTTTACCTCATATTGATGAAGAAATAAAGCTCTATGCAAATCTCATTTATCTAAGTGATCGCATTGATGCAATGCACGTAAAATTTGGAGCGCAACTTAGCCATGAAAAAGAGCATATTCGAGCGACCATAAAAAAAGAAACACCTTCTATGTTTTCACCAAAACTCACAGAAGCTTTTATACAGCTCTCCTATACCGATCAGTTTTGGTACTATTTAGAGCCAGACGCCATTCATTATTATTTTAGAGATTGGATCGATCATGGAGAAATCCTTGCTGTATCATTTGAGCTTCTCAAAAAAATTGCACTCATGTTTGCAGACATTGTCGATGCAAAAATCCCTTACCAAAAACACCATACGTTAAAAGTAGCAACTCTAGCGCGTTATATCGCAGAATTATGCGAGCTTACGCTACAAGAAAAAGAAGCCGTTGAGATAGCGGCTCTGTTACATGATTTGGGAAAATTACGTATCCCTGATGAAACGCTTCTCAAGACAACACCTCTCAATGAAAAAGAGATACGCCAAATCAGAAGGCATGGATTTGATGCACAAATTATTTTAGGACAGATCAAAGGTTTTGAAAAAATAGCACAAATTGTTTCCATGCATCATGAAACACTTGATGCCAAAGGCTATCCAGCAAATCTTGAAGAGGCAAAAATTCCGCTTGAGGCGCGTATTGTCTATCTTGCAAATACCTTTGTCAATCTTATCAATCAAGAAAATGCAGAGCACATTTTACATCCTAAAGAGCTCTGTGAAACCTTGGAGAAAATGGCCAATGAACATCAAGTGGATTCAGTCATTGTAAATACCATAACAACGCATTTTGAAAGCTGTTATGCAAAAGTATCATTTACGTAATATATGTCACACGTTATCCATAAAACTATCACTCTTTTTGGCAGATTGTGATAAAATGAATTGGTTAGTGTTTAAAGAAAGGGTTTGCCCATGAGAGTGCTTATCTTTTATATCTTTTTTTACACAACACTTTTCGCAAACCATATGCTTGAACCTATTTCTGTGCAATTAGCATGGCTTCATCAATTTCAATCAGCAGGATTTTATGTCGCAAAGGAAAAAGGGTTTTACGAAGAACTTGACCTCAATGTGACGATTAAAGAGTATCAACAAGGGATGAATGTTGTCAATTCCGTAGTCAGTAAAGAAAGTACCTATGGTGTTGGTAAATCTTCTTTGGTTATTGATCGAAACAACGGAAAGCCTGTAGTTGCACTAATGGCACTTTTTCAACACTCACCTTCTGTACTCATCTCCACAAACCCTGTCATTAAAACGCCCAAAGACCTTTTCAATCGTCTTGTCATGATGAGCTTTGAGGAGTCCAACTCTGCCGCTATTATTTCTATGCTTATGAGCAATGGTATTAAAAAAGAAGATATCTTTTTACAAGAGCATAGCTTTAAACTTGATGACCTCATTAATCTTAGAACCGATGCCATGGCATGTTATATTTCGAATGAGCCTTTTATTCTCAAAGAACGCAATATCCCTCATACGATCTTAAATCCAAAAGAATATGGTTTTGATTTTTATGGAGACATACTTTTCACCACAGATAATGAGATTGCATTTCACAAAGAACGTGCAAAACGTTTTTATAATGCGACAAAGCAAGGATGGGAATGGGCATTTGATCATATCGAAGAGACAGCTCAACTCATTTATGACAAATACAATACGCAAAATAAAACCCTTGCGGCACTCATTTATGAAGGCTATACCCTGAAAAGTCTTGCCTTTGACGAGGGAAAACCATTTGGAGTTCTTGAACCTAAAAAGTTTGATGATATTTCTAGTATCTATAAGATCAGTGGTCTCCTACAAAATGGCTATTCACTTGAAGGGTTTATTGATCCATTATACTTTGCGAAAAATGTTGTTAAAATAGGCATTTTAGCAAGTCGTGAAGAGACCGACATTGTACCTAAGACATGGCAAGAAAGCGCTCAATATCTCAGTGCACTCTTCCCTTCTCATCAATTCATTCTCTTACCTCTTAATTTTGAAGAGATGCAACAAAGTGTTCAAAAAGGAGATGTTGAATTTGTTATTGTCAATCCCATGTATGCCATTCAACTCGAACACTCCTTTGGACTTAGTCGTATTGCAACATTAAGTCCTCGCTATAAAAATCGCTACTACAGTGAATATGGCAGTGTCATCTTTACCAAAACATCTACTACTGAGATTCAAAACTATCGCGATCTGAAAAATAAAAAGATAGG includes the following:
- the gmhB gene encoding D-glycero-beta-D-manno-heptose 1,7-bisphosphate 7-phosphatase, with product MQKAIFLDRDGVINVDKAYVYKVEDFEFCNGIFEALSHFQKLGYLLIIVTNQSGIGRGYYREEDFQTLSRWMRKELLDANIKLDAIYHCPHDPEANCTCRKPKSGMFEEAIKTFDIDVKSSWMIGDKTSDIEAAKGAKIENTIFLGEDQNSGAKYCVNLVLDTIDLIQY
- a CDS encoding c-type cytochrome yields the protein MKKVCTILAIAAVSSLMAADGAAIYQSKCFSCHGDKAAKAALNKSQIIAGWDAAKIVASVNGYKDGSYGGAMKGVMKPIASGLSDEDLKAVAATIASYK
- the ccoS gene encoding cbb3-type cytochrome oxidase assembly protein CcoS; translation: MDGWIIAMMLCASTLLGAFGLWALLWGIKSGQFDDHKKFLDGTQFDSEESLNDAVMMERKKAEILKQKEKKETGYAPPD
- a CDS encoding heavy metal translocating P-type ATPase — encoded protein: MSKQRCDHCHLEYDSSMLLQDTTFQTPKFFCCKGCQGVFHLLKDEGLDTFYKKMGDTTLEPPKATMDDASRFDLDGFISKYVKTTKEGLNEIALIIEGIHCSACVWLNEKVLSKQEGIVEVSINYTNHKAKIVWDGSLIKLSQIIETIRSIGYNAYPYDPKSGEERATAQRREYYSKLLVGIFATMNVMWIAIAQYAGYFTGMESNIKNILNFAEFILATPTLFYTGSIYFKGAYYGIKHRYITMDFLVATGATLTYIFSLYAMFSRNAEVYFDSVTMIITFVFAGKYLEVLTKKKAVDTLDAFGSAMPTEVTLIKGDEKILTSVESIEVGEIIEVRAGDKVAIDGIILEGEGSFDLSRLSGESIPVLAQKGDKILSGSICLDSVIRYQATNTFSSSMLSKLVTLLEDAMNKKPKIEKLANQISGYFSRTILLLAFSTLLFWSYQSSSFETGLIIAISVIVIACPCALSLATPVATLVGLGLAAKRGILFKEAGFIESMAKCDTLVLDKTGTITKGKPEVVEHLYLHNFDHSLLYALVSSSTHPISQGIVRFLQDSGTTLALKQLEHIKTVEAKGVKAFFEGHKLLGGNAKMMEEEGIMVALPHNLDTLSHYFFALDGVLVASFGLRDSLKEGACESIAALKELGLHVIMLSGDHLKVTQEIAKEAGIETYEAALLPHEKAAYIEALRREGKKVVMAGDGINDTLALSQSEIAIAMGSGADVAVDVSDVVLTNDSVNSLYEAFLIARKSLRVVKENLLFSLLYNVITVPLAMSGYVIPLFAALSMSLSSLVVVGNSMRIKNVLKRL
- a CDS encoding EAL domain-containing protein yields the protein MENLKRLYVKAGLFLAIALCPIYISMWYNQHILASIFLTLMSSLSFYFVIKLLKSNTKLKNELRKNLYIDLNTKLPNRLKLLKDNKKLDPNIDSTLIIINIDSFQNTNNFYGHNFGDKFLKVIGEWLSNNLPPVEASLYKFEADIYAILIRVPFSEYNLKKYLKKISMKITKDRIICDDVEVDTTLSIGAHQGKKSLLKLASIACKEAKNKRLSYMIYDKSSHKEAEYHHNMTMNHTLKEALAKDYVVPFFQPILNLRTNEIEKFETLMRIKKENGNYYVPAEFLEVAKHSKIYSKLSMSLIQKAFETFQISSSGFSINLSYLDMTNIVTTTFIIEKLEEFNVGPWVIFEILESDGIENYEAIAKFIDQVKSYGAKIAIDDFGAGYSNFERLTELRVDFIKIDGSLIKNIHQNEETKIIVKTIVNFAKELNIKTIAEYVHSNEVLMCVNEIGIDYAQGFYIGKPHPELPTNAQ
- a CDS encoding DMT family transporter; its protein translation is MQVYVLLVLCVLFWSANFVLGRFVAGAIEPWELAFFRWLGVFVVTLPFLLFHGKKIWTALKHHFWILALLSALGIAGFNTLLYIGLQYTTATNALLINSSIPIIILFLSFLILKTSISSRQIVGIVFSTFGVIFLVLKGDMQSIFSLRFNSGDLWVIASSLCWASYSVLVKFRPTSLSSFEFFITTVCLGVIMLLPFYMAQGYSLEREVMILCNYAWVIAYVVLVTSILCYYLWHKGIAQIGADKTGQFTHLMPLFGSFLAYIFLDERLEWYHLGGIVFIFGGIYLCLRVKKVTAR
- a CDS encoding HD-GYP domain-containing protein, whose translation is MHNQLNLRELTYALSTALDYVSIDDTTHGKRVAYIACEIGKKLGWRQSKLDKVMLMAMLHDCGVSSTEMHDCLINYLDWEDSYLHCARGASLLKDVPIYSDFADVIAFHHTCWEHFLPHIDEEIKLYANLIYLSDRIDAMHVKFGAQLSHEKEHIRATIKKETPSMFSPKLTEAFIQLSYTDQFWYYLEPDAIHYYFRDWIDHGEILAVSFELLKKIALMFADIVDAKIPYQKHHTLKVATLARYIAELCELTLQEKEAVEIAALLHDLGKLRIPDETLLKTTPLNEKEIRQIRRHGFDAQIILGQIKGFEKIAQIVSMHHETLDAKGYPANLEEAKIPLEARIVYLANTFVNLINQENAEHILHPKELCETLEKMANEHQVDSVIVNTITTHFESCYAKVSFT
- a CDS encoding diguanylate cyclase, giving the protein MRVLIFYIFFYTTLFANHMLEPISVQLAWLHQFQSAGFYVAKEKGFYEELDLNVTIKEYQQGMNVVNSVVSKESTYGVGKSSLVIDRNNGKPVVALMALFQHSPSVLISTNPVIKTPKDLFNRLVMMSFEESNSAAIISMLMSNGIKKEDIFLQEHSFKLDDLINLRTDAMACYISNEPFILKERNIPHTILNPKEYGFDFYGDILFTTDNEIAFHKERAKRFYNATKQGWEWAFDHIEETAQLIYDKYNTQNKTLAALIYEGYTLKSLAFDEGKPFGVLEPKKFDDISSIYKISGLLQNGYSLEGFIDPLYFAKNVVKIGILASREETDIVPKTWQESAQYLSALFPSHQFILLPLNFEEMQQSVQKGDVEFVIVNPMYAIQLEHSFGLSRIATLSPRYKNRYYSEYGSVIFTKTSTTEIQNYRDLKNKKIGAVSPRSFGGYLLGMKELGDHSLQKDVVFLNTHYNVVNAVLNGKVDAGIVRTDVIEKMSDDGLITLSDIKVLGVKHYPDFPFAVSTELYPEWVLAKTPHTSEYLTNEVLSTLLKISSSPKPNQAFRLKTPLDYSKVHTILKEFNIYPYEQEPYTFKDAVLKYRYIFIGLFIIFVISFAFMAYIQRLNKKLLERSQEVQNFNDTLEKEVEQRTHELSLLNSKLKDLANTDELTKINNRRYFLLMATQYFHTAKRNKMELHILSLDIDFFKHVNDTYGHAMGDAVLKFFCKCIKELIRQSDLFGRIGGEEFSICIQNTSLEGARILAEKIRECIERETGSSQNLPAITVSIGISSLKEDDKEVFDIIKRSDQALYAAKKNGRNQVQIL